One genomic region from Methanobrevibacter olleyae encodes:
- a CDS encoding amidohydrolase family protein — translation MESQNILIKNAKILNPLGNGKTEEKNADVLIVEDKISEINKEIEESNAEKIIDASDKILMPGLVNTHTHISMSLLRGIADDLELDSWLNDYIWPMEAHLNREYCYIGALLGASEMIKSGTTCFSDMYFYMDGVAQAVEEIGMRAVLSYGMIDFGIKEKRENEFKENISLIKNHNNTADGRITTMFGPHSSYTASVELLERVRKEADRYNVGIHIHMNETMKEINDSKEAHENKRPFELLDSIGFLNSDVVAAHCVWLDEKEINLIKNNDVKVSHNPCSNMKLASGVAPIGELLKENICVSLGTDGASSNNNLDVFDEMKFAALLQKVHTLNPKLANADEVINMASYNGAKALNIDAGAIEVGKKADLILLDTKHPNMTPQSNTLSSNLVYSANGSNVDTTICNGKILMEGRKLLTVDEEHILSEAKRAIIEMKELKEAESE, via the coding sequence ATGGAAAGTCAAAATATATTAATTAAAAATGCAAAGATATTAAATCCATTGGGAAATGGAAAAACAGAAGAAAAAAATGCAGATGTTTTAATTGTTGAAGATAAAATTTCAGAAATAAATAAAGAGATAGAGGAGTCAAATGCAGAAAAAATAATTGATGCTAGTGATAAGATATTAATGCCTGGTTTAGTAAATACTCATACTCATATTTCAATGTCACTTCTTCGTGGTATTGCAGATGATTTAGAATTAGATAGTTGGCTAAATGATTATATATGGCCTATGGAAGCTCACCTTAATAGAGAGTACTGTTATATTGGTGCACTTCTTGGTGCATCTGAAATGATTAAATCAGGCACAACTTGCTTTTCAGATATGTACTTCTATATGGATGGTGTAGCACAAGCAGTTGAAGAAATTGGTATGAGAGCTGTTTTATCATATGGTATGATTGATTTTGGTATTAAAGAAAAACGTGAAAATGAATTTAAAGAAAACATATCCTTAATCAAAAATCACAACAATACTGCAGATGGTAGAATAACTACTATGTTTGGTCCGCACTCATCTTATACAGCATCAGTTGAGCTTCTTGAGAGGGTTAGAAAAGAAGCAGACAGGTATAATGTTGGTATCCATATTCATATGAACGAAACCATGAAGGAAATTAATGATAGTAAGGAAGCTCATGAAAATAAAAGACCTTTTGAGTTATTAGATAGCATTGGCTTCTTAAATAGTGATGTTGTTGCTGCTCACTGTGTATGGTTAGATGAAAAAGAGATAAATTTGATTAAAAACAATGATGTTAAAGTTTCACATAACCCATGTAGTAATATGAAACTTGCCTCAGGTGTAGCACCAATAGGTGAATTATTAAAAGAAAATATTTGTGTATCTCTTGGTACAGATGGAGCAAGTAGTAATAATAATCTTGATGTCTTTGATGAGATGAAATTTGCAGCACTTCTACAGAAAGTTCATACACTTAATCCAAAATTAGCTAATGCTGATGAAGTTATTAATATGGCAAGCTATAATGGTGCTAAAGCATTGAATATTGATGCAGGAGCTATTGAAGTAGGTAAAAAAGCAGATTTAATATTGCTTGATACAAAGCATCCTAATATGACTCCTCAAAGTAATACACTTTCATCAAACCTTGTTTATTCTGCTAATGGTTCAAATGTTGATACTACCATTTGTAATGGTAAAATCCTTATGGAAGGTAGAAAATTACTTACAGTAGATGAAGAACATATACTTTCTGAGGCAAAAAGAGCTATTATAGAAATGAAAGAATTAAAAGAGGCAGAATCTGAATAG
- a CDS encoding MarR family winged helix-turn-helix transcriptional regulator, with translation MADLNFEDERISFTPIILYMEYINLQYARYLRENFKEITSGDSTYLINIFYHQNISQRELADLLFVSESNVAQIIKKLENKGFIERLVDENNKCRKNLRLTNIGKLTVFSLIKVIYEGESKLNESYSQEEIELFKKMLYDYSNLAIADI, from the coding sequence ATGGCTGATTTAAATTTTGAAGATGAAAGAATTTCTTTTACACCGATTATTTTGTATATGGAATATATTAATTTACAATATGCTCGTTATTTAAGAGAAAATTTTAAAGAAATTACCTCTGGAGATTCTACTTATTTGATTAATATATTCTATCATCAAAATATATCACAAAGAGAATTAGCAGATTTATTATTTGTTTCAGAGTCTAATGTAGCTCAAATAATTAAAAAATTAGAAAATAAAGGTTTTATCGAACGTTTAGTTGATGAGAATAATAAATGTAGAAAAAATCTTCGCTTAACCAATATAGGTAAATTAACAGTATTTTCTTTAATAAAAGTTATTTATGAGGGAGAAAGTAAACTTAATGAAAGCTATAGTCAAGAAGAAATAGAACTATTTAAAAAGATGCTTTATGATTACTCAAATTTAGCTATTGCTGATATTTAA